The window CACCTGAGGATGAGGTAAGAGTAGCCTCAAGTGTCTCAGTTTTGCCTCTCTCACTCTGGGAGACTATTTTTCGTGGATCATCCATGGATGGTCCAGTAGAAAAGGCAGTACTAGTCCCCATAGCATTACTAGAAGCACGGCTCATATCACGATCATGTGGAATTTGATTGCTTGACCCTACTGTTACCACCGAACACTCCCTGACCTCCCCTTGTGGAGAGTTTCCAGACCCCTGGCCTCCAAATTGTCCACTTGCAGTTCTAAAATCACCGCCTTTAAAGGGGGCGGAGAACTGAGAAAAGTTAGCATTAACAGCTTCACCAAATCCTCCTACACCAGCATGATTTTTCTCCGGGACTTGAATTCTTGGAGGGGGCATTGGATTTCCTGAAAATTCAGAAACCACATGAGGTTTATTGTTGTTGAGTTGTCGCTGATGCTGTTGCTGATGCTGATGCTGATGCTGTTGCTGTGAAGGTGCCGAGGCATCAAATTTAGCCGacttttcttccaaaatttgATCAGAAAGTGGTGGTGGCAATTCCGAGAAAAAATTGGAACAGAACTCCTTTTCAAAAGAATCTTCAAGAGGGTATTGAATCCAAGACACAGCGTCATCATCTTGAATCAAATGGCTTGAATTCAGAATTGACCCACTGCCCTTTACTGTTGGTGAATCATGTTTTTGAACATGAGGGCTTGGTTTTCTGTGTGCCTGGCTATGCAAAACTACCTGCCCATTTCGCCATAGCAGCTCTACTAGGTCATTGCCTGGCCTGCAAAAGGTAAAAGATGGGGCAACCAAAATCAACAACCTGTACAAAGATAGATGCTTTAAAGATCAAGTAATCAAATTTTAGAGAAAGTACAGACTCTATGGGTTTCTTCTGATTGGAGACAGGAAGATCACCCTCAAAATTCCAATCAGGAATACAATGATTCATGGCTGAGAAGACGCAGATATCCTGTTAAGCACAATACAAAAGGGAAGTTTTAAATAGTTGAAAAAAGGCATTAACAGCTATTATCAGTCAAAACAAAGATAACACTTTGTGTCATTATCTGTCTCTTATAAAATAGTAAGATACGGGTACTTGAGAGTAAGCctgttgtttattttaaaaaaatattattttactgctTTCTgtgtaaaaaacacatttaaaaacaaGCTTAAATACCCTTGAAAACACACGAGGATAAACCATTTAACACATAATTAGTAAATTAATTGACTTGTTAATAAAATAACCATGAAATGGAatcaaataatatcaaaactgaGTCTCATAAAACAGACTAAAAGGAAAGTAAAGGCAACAAAATGAAGCACCCTACTTGAAAGAAGAAGACgaggaggagaaggaagaaACAAGATCAGCACCAATTAAAGACAGaagattttgaaaacaaaactcaTTGGAAAAACctcaagaaaacaaagaggTGCAGTCTTTAGAAGAGGTTTCAAGGAAACCCATTTACTCACTCAAGAACTAAAAAACCCCCCACAaatgttttgtaaagaaaaagaaccTTGACAGAGAAGAAtataaggaaaaaggaaaagaaaaaaacattcttCTGGCCTGCAAAAAAGAATCTAACAAAGTGGACTTCAAAAGGTACTCCTATCCCACAAGTGGGAGATGAAATCAAAGCACTCCTGAGTCCTGACCTTACCAAACTTCCCTTGTACAACAGACTGAACTTCTTCGACTACTTCCAATATGACCCCTCCCTCTcgctcgctctctctctctctctctctctctctctgaaaaaCTGAGGAAATGGGTGTTATGAGAGATTTGAGAATGGACTGGACCCAGAGAGAGGAGATAAATGAAGTGTGTCTGTTTTCAACTCTCAGTTACAAAAACAAGGACATGACACAGACTCTCAAGAGTGTCTGAGACCTGAGGGAAAGATTCTGTAGTCACACCACTCATTTTTTAATCTGCAGTTACTTACATGTTGTCCACCTGTCATATGATCAGTGAGTTAGTTTCTTCTGCGTGGGCCAGCTTGGTGATATAAATCTGGGGTTACTGGAAATTTGATGTTATGGTCCTTAAAATTGGAGAGGGGTTAGGAGATCAATAACCAGGAAGGAAGAGAGCGTGTAATCTGAAATGCGAAGAAGAGGGCGttcatttttgtgttttaaaattatttttaaaaaattttaaattaattttttaatgtttttaaattattttcatgtccTATATcaccaataaatttttaaaaatacttgtaatttggattgattgatttatttaggAGGGACCAATACTGTCAGAAGCACTGTTTATTGCATCTCATCCATATGGTGGTTGGTTGGGTTTGGATTAGATATGCTTTCATATTGGCCCAGTTGGATTTTATTAGctctcttcttctcctccttcttcttcttaaatTTGGAATTagattctttatatatatatatatatatatatatatatatatatatcactgtCATGCTCTTTTAATTTGCTAGTTGAGTGGCCCCTCCATCGACCTTTCTACACTGGGATAAATctcaaacatatttaaaaaataataattttattttgatattttgatatcattttgatacttaagaaattaaaaatattattttaacaaaactgTGTAATTCTTGTAGAAAGTTTAAAGCGATTGTATTTATCAGGAAGAAACATCTTCATTCTTCGACGTCAAGTGCTATGTTTGTCTCTGCATATCAcagaaagaagaacaaatcaTATCAAGATTTCACGCATGGCATCATGATCCAAAAGCCTCTTCATTTATGGAGTTTTCTCCGTGTCCAGGGTAGATTTCATATGAAAACAAGGAATGGAACGC is drawn from Populus nigra chromosome 5, ddPopNigr1.1, whole genome shotgun sequence and contains these coding sequences:
- the LOC133695290 gene encoding transcription factor PIF4-like isoform X2, which codes for MNHCIPDWNFEGDLPVSNQKKPIEPGNDLVELLWRNGQVVLHSQAHRKPSPHVQKHDSPTVKGSGSILNSSHLIQDDDAVSWIQYPLEDSFEKEFCSNFFSELPPPLSDQILEEKSAKFDASAPSQQQHQHQHQQQHQRQLNNNKPHVVSEFSGNPMPPPRIQVPEKNHAGVGGFGEAVNANFSQFSAPFKGGDFRTASGQFGGQGSGNSPQGEVRECSVVTVGSSNQIPHDRDMSRASSNAMGTSTAFSTGPSMDDPRKIVSQSERGKTETLEATLTSSSGGSGSSFGRTCKQSAGPSSSQKRKTIDTEDSEYQSEAAELDLDSMAGNNPTKRSGSTRRSRAAEVHNLSERRRRDRINEKMRALQELIPHCYKTDKASMLDEAIEYLKSLQLQLQVMWMGGGMAPMLFPGVQHFMSRMGMGPPLPSMQNPMHLPRVQLVDQSISMAPTQNQGVMCQTPVLNPVNFHNQMQNPAFADQYARFMGFHMQAASQPMNMFRFGSQTVQQNQMMAPTSSVGGPLSAGTAVSDAPPSDKMG
- the LOC133695290 gene encoding transcription factor PIF4-like isoform X1, encoding MNHCIPDWNFEGDLPVSNQKKPIEPGNDLVELLWRNGQVVLHSQAHRKPSPHVQKHDSPTVKGSGSILNSSHLIQDDDAVSWIQYPLEDSFEKEFCSNFFSELPPPLSDQILEEKSAKFDASAPSQQQHQHQHQQQHQRQLNNNKPHVVSEFSGNPMPPPRIQVPEKNHAGVGGFGEAVNANFSQFSAPFKGGDFRTASGQFGGQGSGNSPQGEVRECSVVTVGSSNQIPHDRDMSRASSNAMGTSTAFSTGPSMDDPRKIVSQSERGKTETLEATLTSSSGGSGSSFGRTCKQSAGPSSSQKRKTIDTEDSEYQSEAAELDLDSMAGNNPTKRSGSTRRSRAAEVHNLSERRRRDRINEKMRALQELIPHCYKTDKASMLDEAIEYLKSLQLQLQVFQVMWMGGGMAPMLFPGVQHFMSRMGMGPPLPSMQNPMHLPRVQLVDQSISMAPTQNQGVMCQTPVLNPVNFHNQMQNPAFADQYARFMGFHMQAASQPMNMFRFGSQTVQQNQMMAPTSSVGGPLSAGTAVSDAPPSDKMG